The DNA region AGAACTCCAGTAAGTTTATGGATCAGCTGAAGAAAGCAAGTGCTGGAGACAGTATCATTGATTTCCAAGAACATGCCAATTATCTAACTTTGGATGTGATCTGTGACACGGCCATGGGAGTGCCCATCAATGCGATGGAGCAGCGTGATTCCTCCATTGTTCAGGCCTTCAGAGAGTGAGTTTTGAAAATAGGCTTTTTAAATAACAAATCGAGAGATAATACTTTCTTTTTAGCATGTGCTACAACTTAAATATGCGAGCTTTTCATCCTTTTAAGCGTTCCCAAAGGGTCTTTAGTCTATCACCTGAGTTTGCGGCCTATCAACGAACATTGAAGACGCTGCAGGACTTTACCTATGACATTATTGAAAAGCGCGTAGAGGCGCTGCAGAATGGAAGTTCTACGAAGCAGCAGGATCCCTCCTTGCCCCGGAAAAAGATGGCCTTTTTGGACACACTGCTTTCTTCCACCATCGATGGTCGTCCTCTCACACGGCAAGAGATCTACGAGGAGGTATCCACCTTTATGTTCGAGGGACACGATACAACCACCTCTGGAGTGTCCTTCGCAGGCTATCTACTTTCGCGACATCCTGATGTTCAGGTGATTCGAAGAATTCAAACGTAACTTTATTTTGCTAACTTACTTCTTTATATAACAGATGAAACTGTATCAAGAGCAGTGCGAAATTATGGGAAATGATATGAACAGGAATCCGAATTTCCAGGAGATTGCTCAAATGAAATATCTAGATCTGTTTATCAAGGAGGCACAGCGCGTCTATCCCAGTGTCCCATTTATTGGCCGCTATTGTGACAAGGACTACGATATCAGTAAGTGTTtgtgattaaaataaatatatatattttattattttaaaatatcccCTGCTTAGATGGAACTATATTTCCCAAAGGCACCACTCTTAATCTAGCTCTCGTACTGCTAGGCTACAATGATCGCATCTTCAAGGACCCCCATCATTTTCGTCCTGAGCGATTTGAAGAGGGAAAACCAGGACCGTTTGAGTATTTACCTTTCAGTGCTGGACCCCGTAACTGCATTGGGCAAAAGTTCGCCCTCCTAGAACTTAAGACTGTGATATCTAAGTTAGTGCGATCCTTTGAGGTGCTCCCAGCAGTCGATGAGTTGGTCTCCAAGGATGGTCGAATAAACACTTACCTTGGACTTTCCCCCGGAGAAAAACTAAAGTGCGAGGCAGGGCGCCACAAATACAATCCAGTTTTATCGGCGGTCTTGACCCTAAAATCCGACAATGGATTGCATCTTCGTCTCAGGGAACGGCGATCCTGATTAAAGAGGATTTTCGAAAAACTTAGGAAcctcaaaaatattttgtagtatctatttacttatatttaaaatatttttaccaCGAAATAAATGATCGTTCGCCGATAAATCTATTTTGTATTCACAGATTGTTCACAGACAATCCTGTTATTAGTAATATGCCTGTCTAGCAGCTTTAAAATGGTTCAGTATTATCAGGTCATCTTCCTATTTAGACAATTTATTAGGTACTACAACCCAAAGTTcgtttttctttattatttattacattgttgaaattataaataaatcgtAATcattttttgatcaacacatTCCGATTTTTAAATAGGTGAGAGGCGCTATTTTTTCCGTCCCGTAAAGGACCACCTTACGCCGAAGTTGTAAACCAAAAATAGAAGAATGTACAGTCTGAGATTCATGGTGGTATTGAGTTGATGCTGTATCCGTCCACAGGTATTTATAGCTTGGCCTTATCGAATTTCTACTTTAGCCATGGGTTGCGTAACtgattataattaaatttgaaatggCTTAATAAGAGTAAGGACTTAAAAATTCCTGATTATATCCGGTAAAAGCAATtacaataaatgttttttatcgACATGTGCAAAGTAAAAGTCTGATGCTTTAGTTGATGACAATaacaaagtaataataataaagcaAAAAGTAATGGTACGTAGGTacttaaattcgttatatataaTTCTTTCTAACTAACTTGTAATTTTAAGAGTTTCTTGTTCTTCtagtaaaaatgttttaataaagCCGTTCGAAAGGATTTTCCTGGAggttttattataataaagcCGTTCGAATGGATTTTCCTGGAGGTGCAAGTTGTCGGCTTAAATGCATAACCAAGTTGAAATCCTTGtagtaaaattttaaattccgAATTTTCGACTATTTCGTTCCAACTTGTTTCGCTCTCTTGTCGCCATAAATATTTGATGTGACGGCAAACTTGGCGGCTATCAATGGGGCGTAGAGCGGGATGGGTTTGGATTGGGTTTTTGGtgggattcggattcggattggGAATGGTCGAGGAGGGGGAGGTGGGTCGTTGGATAGATAGGGAGTTACTAGATTTGGGGTCGGGGATTTGGCATTG from Drosophila subpulchrella strain 33 F10 #4 breed RU33 chromosome 2L, RU_Dsub_v1.1 Primary Assembly, whole genome shotgun sequence includes:
- the LOC119546206 gene encoding cytochrome P450 4e3, which translates into the protein MWFAVLALVILPLIVLVYFELRASHRRQLLKEFNGPSPVPVLGNANRIGKNPAEILATFFKWWYDYGKDNFLFWIGYSSHIVVTNPKHLEYILNSQQLIQKSTIYDLLHPWLGSGLLTSYGSKWHKHRKMITPSFHFNILQDFHEVMNKNSSKFMDQLKKASAGDSIIDFQEHANYLTLDVICDTAMGVPINAMEQRDSSIVQAFRDMCYNLNMRAFHPFKRSQRVFSLSPEFAAYQRTLKTLQDFTYDIIEKRVEALQNGSSTKQQDPSLPRKKMAFLDTLLSSTIDGRPLTRQEIYEEVSTFMFEGHDTTTSGVSFAGYLLSRHPDVQMKLYQEQCEIMGNDMNRNPNFQEIAQMKYLDLFIKEAQRVYPSVPFIGRYCDKDYDINGTIFPKGTTLNLALVLLGYNDRIFKDPHHFRPERFEEGKPGPFEYLPFSAGPRNCIGQKFALLELKTVISKLVRSFEVLPAVDELVSKDGRINTYLGLSPGEKLKCEAGRHKYNPVLSAVLTLKSDNGLHLRLRERRS